One Stigmatopora nigra isolate UIUO_SnigA chromosome 1, RoL_Snig_1.1, whole genome shotgun sequence DNA segment encodes these proteins:
- the LOC144206921 gene encoding zinc finger protein 335-like isoform X2 has product MDSEENEVESSSDAGPSGMEEPSESGMGMESSEAMSADSSDTASSHTQPPESDCHVGQSSEGLVVFIPETSSSTDVRVSSVHLPDSSSVAQSTSVSSVSTVTQSVLVSESAQVLVHSSAASEGAMMVSDSTASTSSDLGSAIDKIIESTIGPDIMNGCIAVTSADDRDAEPTQYLILQGAPMEAHMSSSALSDHLAIEALSEGPTSTCRDQRDLQRSPEPDQPDDQPGHSGYPEESSGHPDQPQHSHPSQYMDCSADGPDQTAESSPSYVECSEEPDQTRSRSGFPDYSGNNSDQDLPGYVECSRADSNPSSGRNYLVGCSAGYLCAVDDGERPHHSRAYIDSSADHKTQTIRQYPTQYGGNAVADSEEPGCSRYRARHDDDDDERIQDPDQPQQQPQRSCYTENSNGPDASLYTDDSSSSDHPVADTAVSGGVLEAAECSESQPGPHISSSGTYSSILEPDVAPHCSPSRGHSEKEEAVTGQEVVASAVADGSMDMPPNLAELEEMMEVVIVQQFKCKICPYKSISKETLINHMRDKHFKLSVGGLQAKRKRGRPPKKAHLNVNSGEGKSSQLNASASNQTKEDDDQEDHVPDAGAIDNSEEDSNYNPAEEDCRRRLPAILKKHPPITSSSQARPHRKVGRPKKYSLLEEDDDSQGAESLSKKPRIKADPGDEASSSGLDNDAAALGTAKEGFEVVACLSDSENKDPSSNSPPEEFFQRKRGRPSKCFLRKKYKKHLSRNRYYKSLKPLLRPHSCWICGSRFFTQGDLQFHVDSHEGNEPDLFKCLQCNYHCKRWSSLKEHMFNHEGTKPFKCETCDYTSVYRKDVIRHSAVHNKEKKRKRDTVVTATEFPCPVCNKVYPMQKRLTQHLKTHSAEKPHMCDKCGKSFKKRYTFKMHLMTHLQSVGDSKFQCEFCDYTCANKKQLLNHQLAHTTDRPFKCDYCKYATSKEEFLVSHLAIKHTGDKPFSCNMCHFGTKHRKNLWHHVQCRHPEAFEEWSLTRQAAEVQTRRKPFLTLQRVEELKQQNEEGAQVLPNAIVSVDHVALQTIQEMGNASVSGQPLENTTIIYEQGESGELSAQNALSLLLNMSNARELVGNTLQVAVLKPDGSTEVKSLEKETWSTVAAAAPGQTHKVMTVHVSENGEAVLQEAYDAEMEEIPQVAMETYTDEGVFSVVEQVTEEVQSSECSNEKSDQVQAAEESQVENLKCGKFYLAAGLSDGVLQQVELSSEAPASPVVGTTSVKKFSCRICTESFHCRSDMENHKRAHLDPSTFKCLDCDFTSSSWPEVKTHMELHSYLRPHKCQSCSFASKNKKDLRRHLLTHTNEKPFSCELCGQSFNRNGHLKFHMERLHPQHPTATHKSRTAAPQQTIIVNSDEEALATLQSLQTHQTVISPDQLQALSREHIIVAQDQSVADQEEGTYIQQITTIDGQTVQHLMTGDNQVTEVQYIISQDGVPHLIPQEYVVLADGNHIQMADGQIIQYEHEGVFLQEQQIAVNSDTPVQYLPAVTEQEDLEETTHSAITDAAVMAEEQTQQVQAVYSEATPEQLVQIQQQGEPGVHYDVVTLTVE; this is encoded by the exons ATGGATTCGGAAGAGAATGAAGTGGAAAGCAGCAGCGATGCAGGCCCCTCAGGGATGGAGGAGCCGTCCGAAAGCGGCATGGGAATGGAGTCATCGGAGGCCATGTCGGCAGACAGCAGTGACACTGCCTCCTCTCACACACAGCCGCCCGAGTCGGACTGTCACGTGGGACAGAGCTCTGAGGGACTCGTG GTCTTCATTCCAGAGACCAGCTCCAGCACAGACGTCCGAGTTTCCTCTGTTCACCTCCCAGACTCCTCTTCGGTGGCCCAGTCTACCAGCGTGTCCAGTGTTTCCACGGTGACTCAGTCAGTCTTGGTGTCTGAATCGGCCCAAGTCCTCGTTCACTCCAGCGCTGCGTCCGAAGGGGCCATGATGGTGTCGGACTCCACTGCCTCTACCTCGTCCGACTTGGGCTCGGCCATCGACAAGATAATTGAGTCCACCATTGGTCCTGACATCATGAATG GTTGCATCGCTGTAACCAGTGCAGACGACCGGGATGCCGAACCAACCCAATATCTCATACTACAAG GTGCTCCCATGGAAGCCCATATGTCCTCCTCGGCTTTATCTGACCACCTAGCCATCGAAGCACTTTCTGAGGGTCCCACATCCACCTGCCGGGACCAGAGAGACCTGCAGAGAAGCCCGGAGCCCGACCAACCTGACGACCAGCCCGGTCATTCTGGCTACCCGGAAGAAAGCAGCGGTCACCCAGATCAGCCACAACACTCTCACCCCTCCCAATACATGGACTGCAGTGCAGATGGCCCAGACCAAACAGCAGAGTCCTCACCATCCTACGTGGAGTGTTCCGAAGAACCCGACCAGACTCGTTCCCGGTCGGGCTTTCCTGACTACAGCGGCAACAACAGCGACCAAGACCTTCCCGGTTATGTCGAATGCAGCAGGGCGGATTCAAATCCTAGCAGTGGAAGGAACTACTTGGTGGGGTGCAGCGCCGGGTATCTGTGTGCCGTGGACGACGGAGAGAGGCCCCATCATTCACGTGCATACATTGACAGCAGCGCGGATCACAAGACGCAGACCATTCGGCAGTACCCCACCCAATATGGTGGCAATGCCGTTGCAGATTCCGAGGAACCGGGGTGTTCCCGGTACCGAGCAAGGCacgacgatgacgatgacgagcGGATTCAAGATCCCGATCAACCGCAGCAGCAACCCCAGCGGTCCTGTTACACGGAAAATAGCAACGGGCCCGACGCGTCCCTTTATACTGACGACAGCTCCTCGTCAGACCACCCCGTCGCTGACACGGCAGTTTCAGGGGGGGTCCTGGAGGCGGCCGAGTGCAGTGAGAGTCAACCTGGGCCCCACATCAGCAGCAGTGGCACTTACAGCTCCATCCTAGAACCTGACGTGGCGCCACATTGTTCGCCTAGCCGTGGTCACTCTGAGAAGGAAGAAGCGGTCACGGGTCAGGAAGTCGTGGCGTCGGCCGTGGCTGACGGTTCTATGGACATGCCGCCCAACCTGGCTGAGCTGGAGGAGATGATGGAAGTTGTGATTGTGCAGCAGTTCAAGTGCAAAATTTGTCCGTATAAGAGTATCTCCAAAGAAACGTTGATCAACCACATGAGGGATAAGCACTTCAAACTTTCAG tagGGGGTTTGCAAGCAAAGCGCAAACGTGGCCGACCACCCAAGAAGGCTCATCTAAACGTTAATTCGGGAGAAGGGAAATCATCACAGTTGAATGCATCTGCTTCCAATCAAACGAAAGAGGATGACGATCAAGAAGACCATGTTCCAGATGCTGGTGCTATCGATAATTCCGAAG AAGACAGTAACTACAACCCAGCTGAGGAAGACTGTCGTAGAAGGTTACCTgccattttgaaaaaacaccCTCCTATTACTTCCTCGTCACAAGCTCGTCCCCATCGTAAAGTTGGCCGTCCGAAGAAATACAGCCTATTGGAAGAGGATGACGACAGCCAAG GGGCAGAGAGTTTATCAAAAAAGCCAAGAATCAAAGCTGACCCCGGAGACGAAGCAAGCTCCTCAGGCTTGGACAATGACGCTGCCGCGCTGGGGACTGCAAAAGAAGGGTTTGAGGTGGTGGCGTGCCTTTCCGACTCTGAGAACAAAGATCCCTCGTCCAACTCGCCGCCAGAAGAGTTCTTTCAGAGGAAACGAGGGCGTCCCTCCAAGTGCTTTCTACGCAAAAAGTACAAGAAGCATTTGAGCCGCAA CCGCTACTACAAATCCCTCAAGCCGCTCCTGAGACCTCACAGCTGCTGGATCTGCGGCTCGCGCTTCTTCACGCAGGGCGATCTGCAATTCCACGTGGACTCGCACGAGGGCAACGAGCCAGACCTCTTCAAATGCCTCCAGTGCAACTACCACTGCAAGCGGTGGTCCTCACTCAAG GAACACATGTTCAACCATGAAGGTACAAAGCCTTTCAAGTGTGAGACGTGTGATTACACCAGTGTTTACCGGAAAGATGTCATTCGTCATTCTGCGGTTCACAACAAGGAAAA GAAAAGAAAGAGAGATACG GTGGTGACTGCAACCGAGTTCCCGTGTCCTGTGTGTAACAAAGTTTACCCCATGCAGAAGAGGCTTACTCAGCATTTGAAGACACACAGTGCTGAGAAGCCACACATGTGTGATAAG TGTGGCAAATCCTTCAAGAAGCGCTACACATTCAAAATGCATCTCATGACACATCTTCAGAGTGTGGGCGACAGCAA gtTTCAATGTGAGTTTTGTGACTACACTTGCGCCAACAAGAAGCAGCTACTCAACCATCAGCTGGCTCACACTACCGACCGACCCTTCAAGTGCGATTACTGTAAATACGCCACTTCCAAAGAAGAATTCCTGGTGTCCCACCTAGCCATTAAACATACAG GAGACAAGCCTTTTTCCTGCAATATGTGTCACTTCGGGACCAAACATCGAAAGAACCTTTGGCACCACGTGCAGTGTCGCCACCCGGAAGCTTTTGAGGAGTGGTCACTCACCCGGCAGGCGGCAGAGGTCCAGACTCGACGCAAACCTTTCCTCACTCTGCAGCGGGTGGAGGagctaaaacaacaaaatgaagaaGGAGCTCAAGTTTTGCCAAACGCCATC GTTTCAGTCGACCATGTAGCGCTTCAAACTATTCAGGAGATGGGAAATGCTTCCGTGTCTGGGCAACCGCTAGAAAATACGACCATCATCTACGAACAAG GTGAATCGGGGGAACTCTCCGCCCAGAATGCACTAAGCCTGCTGCTAAATATGAGCAATGCCCGGGAATTGGTTGGAAACACCTTACAA GTCGCAGTCCTCAAACCGGATGGCAGCACTGAGGTCAAATCTCTGGAGAAGGAAACGTGGAGCACTGTGGCAGCGGCGGCACCGGGCCAGACCCACAAGGTCATGACCGTACACGTCTCTGAGAACGGCGAGGCTGTTCTGCAGGAGGCTTACGACGCCGAGATGGAAGAAATCCCTCAGGTGGCAATGGAAACCTACACGGACGAAGGAGTGTTCAGTGTGGTGGAACAAGTGACTGAAGAGGTCCAAAGTTCTGAGTGCAG TAATGAGAAGAGCGATCAAGTTCAGGCTGCGGAAGAGTCCCAGGTGGAGAATCTTAAATGTGGCAAATTCTACTTGGCTGCCGGATTGTCCGATGGGGTTCTGCAACAGGTGGAG CTGAGCAGCGAAGCACCTGCCTCTCCTGTGGTGGGCACCACTAGCGTCAAAAAGTTTTCCTGTCGAATATGCACCGAGTCTTTCCACTGCCGGTCTGACATGGAGAACCACAAGCGGGCGCATTTGGATCCCAGCACTTTTAAGTGCCTCGACTGTGACTTTACATCCAGCTCTTGGCCAGAAGTTaag ACCCACATGGAGCTCCACTCGTACTTACGGCCTCACAAATGCCAGAGCTGCAGTTTTGCATCAAAGAATAAGAAAGACCTGCGGAGACATTTGCTGACGCACACcaatgaaaagccattttcttgTGAACTCTGTGGCCAAAG cttcaaTCGCAACGGCCACCTGAAGTTCCACATGGAGCGTCTGCACCCTCAGCATCCGACCGCCACTCACAAAAGCCGGACCGCCGCACCCCAGCAGACCATCATCGTTAACAGTGATGAGGAGGCGCTAGCCACGCTTCAGT ctCTCCAGACTCACCAGACAGTCATCAGTCCAGACCAGCTGCAGGCACTCAGTCGGGAGCATATAATCGTGGCTCAAGATCAATCTGTCGCAGACCAG GAGGAAGGTACCTACATTCAGCAGATCACTACAATTGATGGACAGACGGTCCAACACTTGATGACGGGAGACAACCAGGTCACGGAG GTGCAGTACATCATCTCCCAGGACGGAGTGCCACACTTGATCCCGCAGGAGTATGTGGTGCTAGCAGATGGCAACCACATCCAG ATGGCAGATGGACAGATTATCCAGTACGAGCATGAAGGAGTCTTTCTTCAAGAGCAGCAG ATTGCAGTCAACTCTGACACTCCTGTCCAGTATCTACCCGCAGTCACAGAACAGGAAGACCTGGAGGAGACCACCCACTCTGCCATCACAG ATGCGGCGGTGATGGCAGAAGAACAGACGCAACAGGTACAAGCGGTCTACAGCGAAGCAACGCCCGAGCAGTTGGTGCAAATTCAGCAGCAGGGGGAGCCGGGTGTCCACTACGATGTTGTTACTCTCACTGTTGAGTAG